Proteins encoded by one window of Acidipropionibacterium virtanenii:
- a CDS encoding NAD(P)-dependent oxidoreductase encodes MTAVSIIGLGAMGRPMARNLIAAGHDVTVWNRSPGPVADLVAEGARPASSVAEALQTGTVLSMLSNDRAVTETLLDSGVLARAPEGTVHVNMATVSTALARRARDVHAAHGIGYLAAPVFGRVPVAEAGRLNILAAGDPALIDRVQPLFEVIGTRTWRLGDRPEQAHLVKILGNYLIATTIQSLGEAVSLAEHTGVDAHQLVELLTSTLFPGQTYAAYGDLIADRRYRPAGFTTALGRKDLHLALDAAAEHDVPLPFGELLRTVFDQAVEDGYGDDDWAAITEEQPREAHS; translated from the coding sequence ATGACTGCCGTCTCGATCATCGGTCTGGGCGCCATGGGACGCCCCATGGCCCGCAACCTCATCGCCGCCGGGCACGACGTCACCGTGTGGAACCGATCCCCGGGACCCGTGGCGGACCTCGTCGCCGAGGGCGCCCGTCCGGCGTCATCGGTCGCGGAGGCGCTGCAGACCGGAACCGTGCTGTCCATGCTCTCCAACGATCGGGCGGTGACGGAGACCCTCCTGGACTCCGGCGTCCTCGCCCGGGCGCCCGAGGGCACGGTGCACGTCAACATGGCGACGGTGAGCACCGCGCTGGCCCGACGCGCCCGCGACGTCCACGCCGCCCACGGCATCGGCTATCTGGCCGCCCCCGTGTTCGGGCGGGTGCCCGTGGCCGAGGCCGGCAGGCTCAACATCCTCGCCGCGGGCGATCCGGCGCTCATCGACCGGGTCCAGCCGCTGTTCGAGGTGATCGGCACCAGGACCTGGCGGCTCGGAGACCGCCCCGAGCAGGCCCACCTCGTCAAGATCCTCGGGAACTACCTGATCGCCACCACCATCCAGTCCCTCGGCGAGGCCGTCAGCCTCGCCGAGCACACCGGTGTCGACGCGCACCAGCTCGTCGAACTGCTCACCTCGACCCTGTTCCCCGGGCAGACGTACGCCGCCTACGGAGATCTGATCGCCGACCGGCGCTATCGGCCCGCCGGGTTCACGACCGCGCTCGGACGCAAGGACCTCCACCTGGCTCTTGACGCCGCAGCCGAGCACGACGTCCCCCTGCCGTTCGGCGAACTGCTGCGTACCGTCTTCGATCAGGCCGTCGAGGACGGGTACGGGGACGACGACTGGGCCGCCATCACCGAAGAGCAGCCCCGGGAGGCCCACTCCTAG
- a CDS encoding CGNR zinc finger domain-containing protein, with amino-acid sequence MAEDAGRVFRLDNEVLAFRFTATLSHRASTDPLERLTSPERLRLWLGAAGLDPGPDITEQELAAGVRLREAIHRVGRAISRGRTWAAGDCGVLNATSEGGRPAAVLTAGGRSWRLSGESPVRDAFSVVAQDAIAVFGTQDAGRIKTCDGPGCGGLFLDTSRGGNRRWCSMNTCGNRVKKLRMVAR; translated from the coding sequence GTGGCAGAGGATGCAGGGCGGGTCTTCCGTCTCGACAACGAGGTGCTCGCCTTCCGCTTCACCGCGACTCTCAGTCATCGCGCGAGCACCGACCCGCTGGAGCGCCTGACCTCACCGGAACGCCTGCGGCTGTGGCTCGGCGCGGCAGGCCTTGACCCGGGACCGGACATCACGGAGCAGGAACTGGCCGCCGGGGTGAGACTGCGAGAAGCGATCCACCGCGTCGGCAGGGCGATCTCGCGCGGTCGGACATGGGCGGCGGGGGACTGCGGCGTCCTGAACGCGACCTCGGAGGGAGGACGTCCCGCAGCTGTCCTCACCGCGGGTGGGCGGAGCTGGCGGCTGTCGGGCGAGAGTCCTGTCCGCGATGCGTTCTCGGTGGTCGCTCAGGATGCGATCGCCGTGTTCGGCACACAGGACGCCGGACGCATCAAGACCTGCGACGGCCCGGGTTGCGGAGGCCTGTTCCTGGACACCAGTCGCGGCGGCAACAGGCGCTGGTGCTCCATGAACACCTGCGGCAACAGGGTCAAGAAACTCCGTATGGTCGCGCGGTGA
- a CDS encoding PEP/pyruvate-binding domain-containing protein has protein sequence MNLLWFRDISRNDIATVGGKGANLGELSTAGLPVPPGFVLTTEAYRQAVAEAGIVGELTSLADAVDPEDPSGAQETARRITGLFAGVAVPAPIRSDLLAAWTELGNPPVAVRSSATTEDLADASFAGQQETYLHVRGEQAVLDAVRDCWASLFTARALAYRAERGIPAEDLALAVVIQEMVAADAAGVMFTSNPATGRREETLVSAAWGLGEAVVSGMVDTDDLVVDTAASAVLSRTTADKAVMVVPDPDNGTRRRPVPAELRRAPVLTDARALDLAAWGARIADHYGAPQDVEWALAGTGFVITQARPIVSLPEPAGPTPTTWPVPRGHAAYFRASIVEQMPDPLSPLFADLARAHVLPAMDETLTDVSGRPGFARGKGMGFPTINGYAYYQYSDRDMAALMGKAALMIPRAVTRGLGGPTYWRTTALPRYQGVVAQESARDPEALGARELLDSAERLVHAGFAYYTAVQTVIPPVATAESSLTAFCKRVRRPGDPDAASLLFGYDSAPIRAEQSLYDLGARAREDASLARALLACGRFPKERPAEVAPETWTRFEGRLAEHLRRHGHATYTLDLMRPVAADTPDLLWEVFAMYLRGEGTDPAARRERAARARDAGAARIRGHLARPLRAAFDRLLGWAQRLAPVREDALAGIGLGWPAARRALRALGARLVGAGALAETDQVFWLRRDELAELAASLDAGVGALPTRAAVVEERRRIWRGQALAQPPQMLPDRSIWHVFDPFMPAAEGADAAVLHGIGGSGGTVTAPVRVLTDPSEFSTFRPGEILVAAITTPAWTPLFAMAAGVVTDVGGPLSHSSIVAREYGIPAVLGTGSATRALRTGETVTIDGTSGTVRRAEHPES, from the coding sequence ATGAATCTGCTCTGGTTCCGTGACATCTCCCGCAATGACATCGCGACGGTGGGCGGCAAGGGCGCCAACCTGGGCGAACTGAGCACGGCCGGCCTCCCGGTCCCGCCGGGCTTCGTGCTCACCACCGAGGCCTACCGGCAGGCGGTGGCCGAGGCCGGCATCGTCGGCGAGCTGACGTCCCTCGCCGACGCCGTGGACCCCGAGGATCCCTCCGGGGCCCAGGAGACGGCCCGGCGGATCACCGGTCTGTTCGCCGGCGTCGCCGTCCCCGCCCCGATCCGCTCCGATCTGCTCGCCGCATGGACCGAGCTGGGCAACCCGCCGGTCGCCGTCCGCTCCTCAGCCACCACCGAGGACCTCGCCGACGCCAGCTTCGCCGGGCAGCAGGAGACCTACCTGCACGTCCGCGGCGAGCAGGCCGTCCTGGACGCCGTCCGCGACTGCTGGGCGTCCCTGTTCACCGCCCGCGCCCTCGCCTACCGGGCCGAGCGCGGGATTCCCGCCGAGGACCTGGCCCTGGCTGTGGTGATCCAGGAGATGGTCGCCGCCGACGCCGCCGGCGTCATGTTCACCTCGAATCCGGCCACGGGGCGGCGTGAGGAGACCCTCGTCTCCGCCGCCTGGGGGCTGGGCGAGGCCGTGGTCTCCGGGATGGTGGACACCGATGACCTGGTGGTCGACACCGCGGCGTCGGCCGTGCTCTCGCGCACCACGGCCGACAAGGCGGTGATGGTCGTCCCGGATCCGGACAACGGCACCAGGCGGCGGCCGGTGCCCGCAGAACTGCGCCGCGCACCGGTGCTCACCGATGCCCGGGCGCTGGATCTGGCCGCCTGGGGCGCGCGCATCGCCGACCACTACGGCGCCCCGCAGGACGTGGAGTGGGCGCTGGCCGGCACGGGCTTCGTCATCACCCAGGCCCGCCCCATCGTCTCCCTCCCGGAACCGGCGGGCCCCACCCCCACCACCTGGCCGGTGCCCCGCGGGCATGCCGCCTACTTCCGGGCGAGCATCGTCGAGCAGATGCCCGACCCGCTCAGCCCGCTGTTCGCCGACCTGGCCCGGGCGCACGTCCTGCCCGCCATGGACGAGACCCTCACCGACGTCTCCGGTCGTCCGGGATTCGCCCGCGGCAAGGGCATGGGCTTCCCCACCATCAACGGCTACGCCTACTACCAGTACAGCGACCGGGACATGGCCGCGCTGATGGGCAAGGCCGCCCTGATGATCCCGCGCGCGGTGACCAGGGGGCTGGGCGGGCCGACCTACTGGCGGACCACCGCACTGCCCCGCTACCAGGGCGTCGTCGCCCAGGAGTCGGCGCGCGACCCGGAGGCCCTGGGCGCCCGGGAGCTGCTGGACTCGGCCGAGCGCCTGGTCCATGCCGGGTTCGCCTACTACACGGCGGTGCAGACGGTGATCCCCCCGGTCGCGACCGCGGAGTCCTCGCTCACCGCCTTCTGCAAGCGGGTGCGCCGGCCCGGGGACCCCGATGCGGCCTCGCTGCTGTTCGGCTATGACAGCGCCCCCATCCGCGCCGAGCAGTCCCTCTACGACCTGGGCGCCCGGGCCCGCGAGGACGCCTCCCTGGCCCGGGCCCTGCTCGCCTGCGGCCGGTTCCCGAAGGAGCGCCCGGCCGAGGTGGCGCCCGAGACCTGGACGCGGTTCGAGGGGCGGCTGGCCGAGCATCTGCGCCGGCACGGGCACGCCACCTACACCCTGGACCTCATGCGGCCGGTCGCCGCCGACACCCCGGACCTGCTGTGGGAGGTGTTCGCCATGTACCTGCGGGGCGAGGGCACCGACCCCGCCGCGCGGCGCGAGAGGGCGGCACGGGCCCGCGACGCCGGTGCAGCCCGGATCCGCGGACATCTGGCCCGGCCGCTGCGCGCCGCCTTCGACCGGCTGCTGGGCTGGGCGCAGCGTCTGGCGCCGGTCCGCGAGGACGCTCTAGCCGGAATCGGCCTGGGGTGGCCGGCCGCCCGGCGCGCGCTGCGGGCACTCGGGGCGCGGCTGGTGGGAGCCGGCGCGCTGGCCGAGACGGACCAGGTCTTCTGGCTGCGCCGCGATGAACTGGCCGAGCTGGCGGCGTCGCTGGATGCCGGCGTCGGGGCCCTGCCGACGCGGGCCGCCGTGGTCGAGGAGCGGCGGCGCATCTGGCGCGGTCAGGCACTCGCCCAGCCCCCGCAGATGCTGCCCGACCGCTCGATCTGGCACGTCTTCGACCCGTTCATGCCCGCCGCCGAGGGGGCCGACGCCGCCGTGCTGCACGGCATCGGCGGCAGCGGCGGCACCGTGACCGCTCCGGTGCGGGTGCTCACCGACCCGTCGGAGTTCTCGACCTTCCGGCCCGGCGAGATCCTGGTGGCGGCGATCACCACGCCGGCCTGGACGCCGCTGTTCGCGATGGCCGCGGGGGTGGTGACCGACGTGGGCGGCCCGCTGAGCCACAGTTCGATCGTGGCGCGGGAGTACGGGATTCCGGCCGTCCTGGGGACCGGTTCGGCCACCCGCGCCCTGCGCACCGGGGAGACGGTCACGATCGACGGAACCAGCGGCACCGTGCGGCGTGCGGAGCACCCCGAATCCTGA
- a CDS encoding TetR/AcrR family transcriptional regulator C-terminal domain-containing protein, with amino-acid sequence MNQPRIQGRHAGLNRDQILEAAVALIDAEGRRALSMRRLAQELGVEAMTLYHYVRNKGALEDAIVEHVLAESVEEPDGDGSWQEVLADYARALHRGLLAHPGVVPLFATRPALTPRGVRTLEDLLGILTDAGFTPRTALTMVHATAACVLGQHVGRGDEDAEEATASALPAGEDLPLMRAALADGVPGLEERFQIVLTALVSGYEATLSG; translated from the coding sequence ATGAACCAGCCGCGCATCCAGGGCAGGCACGCCGGCCTGAACCGGGACCAGATCCTCGAGGCCGCAGTGGCGCTCATCGATGCCGAGGGGCGCAGGGCCCTGTCCATGCGCCGGCTCGCCCAGGAGCTGGGGGTGGAGGCCATGACGCTCTACCATTACGTGCGGAACAAGGGCGCGTTGGAGGATGCGATCGTCGAGCACGTACTGGCGGAGTCGGTCGAGGAGCCGGATGGCGACGGGAGCTGGCAGGAGGTGCTCGCGGACTATGCCCGGGCCCTCCACCGCGGGCTGCTCGCCCACCCCGGCGTCGTGCCCCTGTTCGCGACGCGCCCGGCGCTGACCCCGCGGGGCGTGCGAACCCTCGAGGACCTGCTGGGGATCCTCACCGACGCCGGATTCACGCCCAGGACAGCCCTCACGATGGTGCATGCCACCGCGGCATGCGTTCTGGGCCAGCACGTCGGCCGCGGCGACGAGGACGCCGAGGAGGCCACGGCGTCGGCGCTCCCCGCCGGCGAGGATCTGCCGCTCATGCGTGCCGCGCTCGCCGACGGCGTCCCCGGTCTGGAGGAGCGGTTTCAGATCGTGCTGACGGCCCTGGTTTCCGGTTACGAGGCAACGCTGAGCGGATGA
- a CDS encoding MFS transporter → MGDRSGAVRSQPVAVGALVLVGFVSVLVSSVTSMALAPLAAAMGVSMAAVVQVTTAFLITAGLALPVAGWAVDRAGGRLVLLIGIAVFAAGALGGGLAGSFDQLIAARAVQGLGGGSLEPACLALISRITDRRRIGAVMGLMASAINVAPVVGPVFGAVLLSWAGWRGIFLFSAPPMMLAAGLLLLSLPRRVGEEPVPGAPRDGSDPDGPSRPDLAGLVLLGLGFTGVVFALARLGAAAPWTVAGAALAGAALLVIYVRRALGMPDPAVDPRLFADPRFAGAAAIMALGGALLFSMLTVVPLIAREAWGLSGLAQAVPLGAFGTGVLISMSASGALSDRIGSRRIVTVGAVCAALALAAVAVCLLIGTQMTVSLVLLVLAGASYGAVSAPTFASIYRILPEKTAGRGTTAALMGMQMGSALGVTGLGLLVDAPVAARFSWALGALALLMALASGIARAALTGEESSAR, encoded by the coding sequence ATGGGTGACCGCTCAGGAGCCGTGCGCAGCCAGCCTGTCGCGGTGGGCGCACTGGTGCTGGTCGGGTTCGTCTCGGTGCTGGTGAGCTCGGTGACCTCGATGGCGCTGGCCCCGCTGGCTGCGGCCATGGGGGTCTCCATGGCCGCGGTCGTCCAGGTGACGACGGCCTTCCTCATCACCGCCGGCCTGGCTCTGCCGGTGGCGGGGTGGGCGGTGGATCGTGCGGGCGGACGGCTCGTCCTGCTCATCGGGATCGCCGTGTTCGCGGCAGGTGCGCTGGGCGGCGGGCTGGCCGGATCCTTCGACCAGCTCATCGCGGCCCGCGCGGTGCAGGGCCTGGGAGGCGGGTCCCTGGAGCCGGCCTGTCTGGCCCTCATCTCCCGGATCACCGACCGTCGGCGCATCGGTGCCGTGATGGGGCTGATGGCCTCGGCGATCAACGTCGCCCCGGTCGTCGGCCCGGTGTTCGGGGCGGTGCTGCTGTCGTGGGCCGGCTGGCGCGGCATCTTCCTGTTCTCCGCTCCGCCGATGATGCTGGCGGCCGGCCTGCTGCTGCTCTCCCTTCCCCGACGTGTGGGGGAGGAGCCCGTTCCCGGCGCACCACGGGACGGGTCTGATCCGGACGGGCCGTCGCGCCCGGACCTCGCCGGCCTGGTCCTGCTGGGGCTGGGATTCACCGGCGTCGTGTTCGCCCTCGCGCGGCTGGGTGCTGCGGCGCCGTGGACGGTCGCGGGTGCGGCACTGGCGGGCGCGGCGCTGCTGGTGATCTACGTGAGGCGGGCGCTGGGGATGCCGGATCCGGCCGTCGACCCCCGGCTGTTCGCCGACCCGCGCTTCGCCGGTGCGGCGGCGATCATGGCCCTGGGCGGGGCACTGCTGTTCTCCATGCTCACCGTCGTCCCGCTCATCGCCCGGGAGGCGTGGGGTCTGAGTGGCCTGGCGCAGGCGGTACCGCTGGGGGCTTTCGGCACGGGGGTGCTCATCTCGATGAGCGCCTCGGGCGCCCTGTCGGACCGGATCGGATCGCGCCGCATCGTGACCGTCGGTGCGGTTTGTGCGGCCCTCGCACTGGCGGCGGTGGCGGTGTGCCTCTTGATTGGGACGCAGATGACCGTGAGCCTGGTGCTGCTGGTGCTCGCCGGCGCCTCCTACGGGGCGGTCTCGGCGCCCACATTCGCCAGCATCTACCGCATCCTTCCCGAGAAGACTGCGGGTCGGGGCACCACGGCCGCACTGATGGGCATGCAGATGGGCTCGGCGCTGGGGGTCACCGGCCTCGGCCTGCTCGTGGACGCACCTGTCGCCGCGCGATTCAGCTGGGCCCTGGGCGCCCTGGCCCTCCTCATGGCGCTGGCCTCCGGCATCGCCCGTGCGGCGTTGACCGGCGAGGAGTCGTCAGCGCGTTGA
- a CDS encoding NAD(P)-dependent oxidoreductase, translated as MKLFIVGATGRTGSLVVEQALDRGHEVTAFTRRPDAVLLRHPHLRVASGDGLSVDDLSQVSGHDAVLSIVAAPDLKRTTLAEQVARNLVKAMGRAGIARLVVTSSHALVATRPKPALALVRVLLRHSYADARNMESVLRHSDLDWRIVRANRLVDKPALGSVLRMPDGRDFTGGLNELTRADLASTLLDVVADDALVRRAIEVTGAGAA; from the coding sequence ATGAAGCTGTTCATCGTCGGTGCCACCGGGCGCACCGGAAGCCTCGTGGTCGAGCAGGCACTGGACCGGGGCCATGAGGTCACGGCGTTCACGAGACGCCCGGATGCGGTGCTGCTGAGGCATCCGCACCTGCGGGTGGCGTCGGGGGACGGCCTGTCTGTTGATGACCTCTCGCAGGTGTCCGGGCATGACGCGGTGCTGTCGATCGTGGCCGCACCGGATCTGAAGCGGACGACTCTCGCCGAGCAGGTCGCACGGAACCTGGTGAAGGCCATGGGCAGGGCGGGGATCGCCAGATTGGTGGTGACGAGTAGTCATGCGCTGGTGGCGACCAGGCCGAAGCCGGCCCTCGCGCTCGTGCGCGTCCTGCTGCGTCACTCGTACGCGGACGCGCGCAACATGGAGTCGGTGCTGCGCCACTCGGATCTGGACTGGCGCATCGTGCGCGCGAACCGGCTGGTGGACAAGCCGGCTCTGGGTTCAGTGCTGCGGATGCCGGACGGCCGGGACTTCACCGGCGGCCTGAACGAGCTGACCCGGGCCGATCTGGCCTCCACGCTGCTGGACGTCGTGGCCGACGACGCCTTGGTGCGACGGGCCATCGAGGTGACCGGGGCCGGCGCCGCATGA
- a CDS encoding PadR family transcriptional regulator, translating into MRKPQEPDRRDRDLPALAVLALLSTGPRHPYDIHRLLIETGKVFVTGLPRSLYHAVGKLEKSRFIEPVGTEREAGRPERTVYALTSAGRDEVRRRVHVLLATPTADSDITYAALSFIAVLSRQEAMTVLRSRVEALTASAEHLEADLDSASDVEPLLLIESEFEMTRLKAERAWMSDLMRRLESGRLEWLDVFADQDVTKPGRTHPRP; encoded by the coding sequence GTGCGAAAGCCTCAGGAGCCCGACCGGAGAGACCGCGACCTGCCGGCACTGGCGGTGCTCGCACTTCTGTCGACCGGGCCCCGGCACCCGTATGACATCCATCGGCTTCTCATCGAGACCGGGAAAGTCTTCGTGACCGGGCTTCCGCGCAGCCTCTACCACGCCGTCGGCAAGCTGGAGAAGTCTCGTTTCATCGAACCAGTCGGCACCGAGCGCGAGGCCGGCCGGCCCGAACGGACCGTGTACGCCCTCACGTCGGCGGGCCGTGACGAGGTGCGTCGCCGCGTCCATGTGCTGCTGGCCACGCCGACTGCCGATTCCGACATCACCTATGCGGCGCTGTCGTTCATCGCGGTCCTGTCCCGACAGGAGGCCATGACGGTCCTTCGCAGCCGCGTCGAGGCCCTGACGGCGTCCGCCGAGCACCTTGAGGCCGATCTCGATTCGGCGTCCGATGTCGAACCACTGCTTCTCATCGAGTCCGAGTTCGAGATGACGCGTCTCAAGGCCGAACGCGCGTGGATGTCCGACCTGATGAGACGGCTCGAATCGGGACGACTCGAATGGCTGGACGTGTTCGCGGATCAGGATGTCACGAAGCCCGGCCGCACACACCCGAGGCCCTGA
- a CDS encoding SDR family NAD(P)-dependent oxidoreductase → MTAIPADQSAEIAPAEPDGIWARYPYSGRVVLVTGGGSGIGRAVARAFLSQGATVAVAGRRAEPLAGTVEGHQNSSIHVADMSTPEGVERVVAEVVETHGRIDVVVANAGLSLPGTIEDLDADSWTRMRSINLDGLILLARAAVPALRATKGVLLATSSIASLGGDWNQTGYNATKAAVNALVECMALDLGRDGIRVNAVAPGFIATRQTRDRLDDPEFWDALNDRLGVPRAGKPEDIARAALFLCSPDASYITGAVLPVDGGITASCGTPRPRT, encoded by the coding sequence ATGACTGCAATCCCCGCCGACCAGAGTGCCGAGATCGCCCCCGCCGAGCCCGACGGCATTTGGGCCCGCTACCCCTACTCCGGCCGGGTGGTGCTGGTGACCGGTGGGGGATCGGGCATCGGGCGCGCCGTCGCCCGGGCCTTCCTGAGTCAGGGGGCCACCGTGGCGGTGGCCGGTCGGCGCGCCGAGCCGCTGGCCGGAACCGTCGAGGGGCACCAGAACTCCTCGATCCATGTTGCCGATATGTCGACACCCGAGGGAGTCGAGAGGGTCGTCGCCGAGGTGGTCGAGACCCACGGGCGGATCGACGTCGTCGTCGCCAACGCAGGCCTCTCGCTGCCGGGCACCATCGAGGACCTGGACGCCGACTCGTGGACCCGGATGCGCTCGATCAACCTCGACGGGCTCATCCTGCTCGCCCGTGCCGCAGTGCCGGCGCTGCGCGCCACCAAGGGAGTCCTCCTGGCCACATCGTCGATCGCGAGCCTGGGCGGGGACTGGAACCAGACCGGCTACAACGCGACCAAGGCCGCGGTCAACGCCCTGGTCGAGTGCATGGCCCTGGACCTGGGCCGCGACGGCATCCGCGTCAACGCCGTCGCGCCCGGGTTCATCGCCACCAGGCAGACCCGCGACCGGCTCGACGACCCGGAGTTCTGGGACGCCCTCAACGACCGCCTCGGCGTCCCCCGCGCCGGAAAACCCGAGGACATCGCCCGGGCCGCCCTGTTCCTGTGCAGCCCCGACGCCTCCTACATCACCGGCGCCGTGCTGCCGGTCGACGGCGGCATCACGGCCTCCTGCGGGACGCCGCGGCCTCGCACGTAG
- the fni gene encoding type 2 isopentenyl-diphosphate Delta-isomerase produces MSGDHDAERRHDRKEDHVRLATGQWEQQDGPGERPGGAGNEFDDLEFIHHALDAVPPESVDLGAEMFGRPVAWPLYINGMTGGTEHTGRINQQLAIAARETGLAMGCGSVSIALDDPDARPGFRIIREENPDGLVMANIGVGRSAEDAMRAVDLLGADALQVHINAVQETVMPEGSPRFGDWMRGIEAIVSASPVPVLVKEVGFGLSARTLRRLADAGVRYADVSGRGGTDFLRIENDRRSDGDYGYLTGFGQSAPACLLDAATLEAASRPILFASGGVRNPLDVLKALALGAEAVGVAGAFLSTVVEVGAEGLIDLIGNWQRHVCELMALLGAVDLPALRRTDLLIRGRLGEYTRLRGIDAGAYARRRES; encoded by the coding sequence GTGAGCGGCGACCACGACGCCGAACGGCGCCACGACCGCAAGGAGGATCACGTCCGCCTGGCCACTGGGCAGTGGGAGCAGCAGGACGGGCCGGGGGAACGACCGGGCGGCGCCGGGAACGAGTTCGACGACCTGGAGTTCATCCATCACGCCCTCGATGCGGTGCCGCCGGAGTCGGTGGACCTGGGGGCCGAGATGTTCGGGCGGCCGGTGGCCTGGCCGCTCTACATCAATGGGATGACGGGCGGCACCGAGCACACCGGGCGGATCAATCAGCAGCTGGCGATCGCCGCCCGCGAGACCGGCCTGGCGATGGGCTGCGGCTCGGTCTCCATCGCCCTGGACGATCCCGATGCCCGGCCCGGCTTCCGGATCATCCGCGAGGAGAACCCCGACGGCCTGGTGATGGCCAACATCGGTGTCGGGCGATCCGCCGAGGACGCAATGCGCGCAGTGGATCTGCTGGGCGCCGATGCCCTCCAGGTACACATCAACGCCGTCCAGGAGACGGTGATGCCCGAGGGATCTCCCCGCTTCGGGGATTGGATGAGGGGCATCGAGGCGATCGTGTCGGCCAGCCCCGTCCCGGTGCTGGTCAAGGAGGTCGGGTTCGGGTTGAGTGCGCGCACCCTTCGACGTCTGGCCGACGCCGGGGTGCGCTACGCCGATGTGTCGGGGCGCGGCGGCACCGACTTCCTGCGCATCGAGAACGACCGACGTTCCGACGGTGACTACGGCTATCTCACCGGGTTCGGGCAGTCGGCCCCGGCCTGCCTGCTCGACGCCGCGACCCTTGAGGCGGCGTCCAGACCGATCCTGTTCGCCTCCGGCGGGGTCCGCAATCCCCTCGACGTCCTGAAGGCCCTGGCCCTGGGGGCCGAGGCGGTCGGGGTGGCGGGGGCCTTCCTGTCGACGGTGGTGGAGGTCGGCGCCGAGGGGCTGATAGATCTCATCGGCAACTGGCAACGTCACGTCTGCGAGCTGATGGCCCTGCTCGGGGCCGTCGACCTGCCAGCGCTGCGCCGCACCGATCTGCTGATCCGTGGCCGGCTGGGCGAATACACCCGGCTGCGCGGGATCGACGCCGGGGCCTACGCCCGGCGCCGCGAGAGCTGA
- a CDS encoding phosphomevalonate kinase: MIETSAPGKLYIAGEYAVVESGQPSVLVAVDRCITVRLSPSAGMGRVHSSRYGHGPLTWVRDEDDQIIADHNPYDYVTASITVMERLRAERGLAPRYFDLYISSELDDSSGRKFGLGSSAAVTVAVVAALDDFYGTGLSCDERFRLALLATIEVAPRSSGGDIAASTFGGFIRYTSPDRARLRQAASEGTITDALTDEGWQNCRVTRLSALPGLRLLVGWTGTPASTEGLVRRVSMSDAELDARYSAFLRMSREAVDQLVEAWDHDAETILSVIRRCRRLLQHLGQLRGTAIETDQLRTLCNVAEGAGAAAKPSGAGGGDCGIALIPDDHDVDGILAAWRADGVLPLDLKPHAATGEPIGATR; this comes from the coding sequence GTGATCGAGACCAGCGCCCCGGGCAAGCTCTACATCGCCGGCGAGTACGCGGTGGTGGAATCCGGCCAGCCGTCGGTCCTGGTGGCCGTCGACCGTTGCATCACCGTACGGCTGTCCCCCAGCGCTGGGATGGGGCGGGTGCATTCCAGCCGTTACGGGCACGGCCCGCTCACCTGGGTGCGCGATGAGGACGACCAGATCATCGCCGACCACAATCCCTACGACTACGTCACCGCATCCATCACCGTGATGGAGAGGTTGCGCGCCGAGCGGGGCCTGGCCCCGCGATACTTCGACCTGTACATCAGCAGCGAGCTGGACGACTCCTCGGGCCGCAAATTCGGCCTGGGGTCCTCGGCCGCCGTCACCGTCGCGGTCGTCGCCGCCCTCGATGATTTCTACGGCACCGGCCTGAGCTGCGATGAGCGGTTCCGGCTGGCCCTGCTGGCCACCATCGAGGTGGCTCCCCGATCCTCCGGAGGCGACATCGCCGCAAGCACCTTCGGCGGCTTCATCCGCTACACCTCCCCCGACCGGGCCCGGCTGCGGCAGGCGGCATCGGAGGGCACCATCACCGACGCCCTGACCGACGAGGGCTGGCAGAACTGCCGGGTCACCCGGCTGAGCGCCCTCCCCGGGCTGCGGCTGCTGGTCGGATGGACCGGGACCCCGGCCTCCACCGAGGGGCTGGTCCGGCGGGTGTCGATGAGCGACGCCGAGCTGGACGCCCGGTACTCGGCCTTCCTGAGGATGTCCCGGGAGGCGGTGGATCAACTGGTCGAGGCCTGGGATCACGATGCCGAGACCATCCTGTCGGTGATCCGGCGCTGTCGGCGACTGCTTCAGCACCTGGGGCAGTTGCGGGGCACCGCGATCGAGACCGACCAGCTGCGCACCCTGTGCAATGTCGCCGAAGGAGCGGGCGCCGCTGCGAAGCCCTCGGGGGCCGGCGGCGGGGACTGCGGTATCGCCCTCATCCCCGATGACCATGACGTCGACGGCATTCTGGCAGCCTGGCGGGCCGACGGCGTCCTCCCCCTGGATCTGAAACCCCACGCGGCCACGGGCGAGCCGATCGGCGCCACCCGGTGA